GTCGTCAAGGTAGGCAGTGTAGGTGCGAACGAATGCGGAGAAGTCCTAGGGCTGTCACCACGTGCTCCTCCTCAAGATcgacgagagagagggggcgggggcgccgaggaagagggaggtggaggaggggtgCATGTGGATCTCGTCAGCCATCGCTTGCCCCGTCGTCAGGGTCCGTGGGGGCAGGGAagttgctgccgccgctcctccttaAGATCattgggagagaggggaggaggctgGGGACATCGAGGAAGAGGGAGCTAGAGGAGTGGAGCATGTCACCCGCCGCCCGTCGGGGTTTGTGGGTTAGCCGCCTCCCGTGTTGTCGTCGGGGCGCCATTCCGGACATGAGGAAGAGATGGCAGAAGagacgggagaggagggaagggaaATAAGAAGGGAGGTTTCACTGACATATGGAGctcacatgggtcccacgcggAGTGAGCTCCCACGTTGGACGAAACCGGGTCAAAATAGCCTAAGGAGCCAAAGTGAcccggttttataagttgagagatgttatatatttggttttgtggttaggggGTGATTTTtgacaagatgagggaccttctttgtactttttccatttCTTAAACTTTCCAGCCCATGCCTACCCATAGTCATCGGCCGGCATTTTGGCCCAAGAGTTAAGGCCTATTTCTCGGGCATATGTCAAtggcctttttcctttttttgcgaGGAATACGTCGATGGCCTTTGGTGTTGGATAGGGAAGAGTTGGAGTACAAAAGAGGCCTGAACGAGTTGACTCTACTGTTCTGATCCAAAGCCTAGTGTGTATGCCGCTGTTACTGTTTCGCCTTCTAGGGAATATTACTGTTCAATCACAGTCTCGTTCCTCCGGCCTGTGTACCGTGTTGTCAGCTTGCTGCATCATGAATTGATGAAGGCATCTATGCACTTGCATGCCCTCACGCAATGGAATAGAAAAGCTGAATTTTCCCTCCAATCGTTTAAGACTTCATTGATATCAGAGAAACTAACTTCTTTATTTAATTCTGTCTCCCGCGCAAAATCAACTACAGTACTGGTGTGATAAATGAGCTATTTGGAGTAGATCGTTGCTGCTCCTCTTAAAGCTCAACAGTTCATCATATCACATTAGCAGAGCAAAACGAGAATGGCCattaatcaggaaaaaaaattgacacagACGAATTGAACCAGCTAAACTAGGCAAGCTAGATACTACTACGTGAAGTACTAACTAAGCACACTGCACACATGGCTACGGTGGCGACACGATGCTCAATCTCAGCTCGCTGTGCTCCACCACCAGCGTCCgcttcggcgccggcgacgtagGAGGCTGCTCTTGCGGCGGTGATCTCTTGCGGCTCGCGCCTGATGACGTCTGCTCGTCGGCGCTGCTCAGGTGCACGCCGAACAGCTTGGTGCTGCCGCCGCGGTTGCCGCCGGACACCTCGTTGATGATCTTCTCCGTCGTCCGCGGCAGCCGCAGAGCCAGCAGCGTGGGCTGGTCTTCGGCCACCGTGAGCGAGCTACTGGACGTGGCGCTCCGGCCGGAGGCGCCGCGCACCTCGGACGCGGGCGCCTTcccgcccgccggcggcggccgtagAACGCCGAGGCCGTgcagcgcggccgccgcggccgggctGGGCGCCACGGGACGCACGTAGTTCTGCACGAAGTAGATGATGTCGCTGTAGAGCTTGCGCATGTGCGCCAGCTCCTGCACCAGCGCCGCGTTGCCGCGGCGCAGCCGGTGGTTCTCCTGCAtcagcgcctcctcctccggcgtcgccgccgcgcggcgcgccggTGCGATCACCGGCCCCAGCTGCGAGAGcagccgcgacgacggcgccaccgGCAACGCCGCGCTCTCAAACCAATGGCGCCGCTCCGTCGTCGTCACCAACGCGCCCAAGCGGCCATGGAGCATGCCATCCCCGTGGCGGAAGAAGGCACCGGCCGCGAAATGGCGCGGGGCAaagaaaggcggcggcggcggcgggaacggTGGCCACGTTGCCGCCGCGGACTTACGCCGGTGGATCTCGCACAGCAGCTGCTTCTCGCCCTTCCTGAAGAACTCGTTGGCGAACTCCCACCTCTCCGGCACGACCTTCCTAAACCCCTGCACGCGACACACCATCACGGTCGTCATTCCATACACCCTTCAAGCTTCCATCAATGGCGAGACGCCATGATCACGAACGTAATGGCGTACATATGTGTTGAGCTGGCGGACGAAGGAGGAGAAGTTGCTGTGCTTGAAGTAGTTGGGGAGGATGTCCCTGGCGAACTCCGGCGGCCGCCATACGACGAAGCTGGAGGCggactcgccgccgtcgtcgtccccccACGACACGACGTGGTCGGTCGCGGGGTCGTCGACGAGCTGGTACGTCTTGGTCAGGAACGGCGCGGGcaccaccgacgccgacgccgccgccgccttctgaCGCGCCgcctcgctctcctcctcccactccatcgtcgtcgtcaacgACGTAGCcaggagcagcggcgacgatgATGGTGTCAGAGGTTCAAAATCATGCGTGCGTGGCTTTTATCGCTAGTTTCGGCTGGGTTTGGACATGTGCGTGGCTGCTGGTAGCCTCGGGAAACATGCGTGGAGCTAGCAACACACTGGTACTAGCACAGTGTAGGGGAAGGGAATAATAACTGGGTGAGCTGAATACGCATGTGCCAGCCTTCAGCCTGTCTGCACCTGCCTGCAGCTCGATCGGTGCGCGTAGGCAGCCGGACGAGAAAAACGGTGGATTTGCCCGTGAGAGGCCACACGGCAACAGCGGCAGAAATCACTCGCGAAACGCGATATGGATCGAGAGATGGGCGGGGCGCACCCCGCGCGCGGCTAATCCGGCTCCGTTTCCCCGTAAACTCAAGCGATATCCACATACACATCCGTTTTGTCCAGCTTTCCAGCGCGACGCGGCTTCAGACGTTCAGTCGCTACTCGCTAGCTGCTAGGCTACAGCGTGCATGCATGATCATGTGTTGCACGCACTTCAGTCGCtgacacgtacgtacgtgcaaCAGGGTATTTAACGTGGCGACATCTGGAAACCTGCGTCGTGTCCCCTCTGCACGACGCTGTTCCTGTTCATGCTGAAGAAGTGAAGATGCCGAATGCGCGACCACTGTTAACTCACAGTGCAAcgggacgacgacgccgacgccgacgcatATGCATGCAATCGAGTAGTACGTAGTACGCCGTGTTTGCCGTATCGACAGCTTTATGATACAGGAACGCGAGTTATTCCTTTGGTCGTATGGTATGGAGTACgcatgtgtgtgtgcgcgcaaGGCATTTATGTCGGGATTTCAAGTAGAAAGGCAAGTACAGTACAGTCATCCAAGTATCCAACAGAGATGATGGCCAATCGGGAGCTCCTCTGTGTTAGCATCAAGATTGGcctttcagtaaaaaaaaatggaagagaATGGCAGAAGTGATCACACTTATCAGGGCCATCGACACAGCAGAGTTGTTGCTACAAACTTttctttatact
The Oryza glaberrima chromosome 8, OglaRS2, whole genome shotgun sequence DNA segment above includes these coding regions:
- the LOC127782582 gene encoding putative heat stress transcription factor B-4a encodes the protein MEWEEESEAARQKAAAASASVVPAPFLTKTYQLVDDPATDHVVSWGDDDGGESASSFVVWRPPEFARDILPNYFKHSNFSSFVRQLNTYGFRKVVPERWEFANEFFRKGEKQLLCEIHRRKSAAATWPPFPPPPPPFFAPRHFAAGAFFRHGDGMLHGRLGALVTTTERRHWFESAALPVAPSSRLLSQLGPVIAPARRAAATPEEEALMQENHRLRRGNAALVQELAHMRKLYSDIIYFVQNYVRPVAPSPAAAAALHGLGVLRPPPAGGKAPASEVRGASGRSATSSSSLTVAEDQPTLLALRLPRTTEKIINEVSGGNRGGSTKLFGVHLSSADEQTSSGASRKRSPPQEQPPTSPAPKRTLVVEHSELRLSIVSPP